CCAGCACGTTTGCGGCGGGAGCCGTTCGCGGGCGTACGCATACACTGATGACCCACTGGCAAGTGATCCGCTCTGTGCGTACACGCCGGATGAATACGATGGAGCGCTTCCCGAACAGCGATTCACCGCCTGAGAGACTACTCATCGATGACCCAAAGTACCGAGAACAGTGTTCACAGCCGTCGGAATCACACATCAGGACGACCAGTGGATCCAGGTCCTTCACGAGAGCGAGCTATCGAGCACATTCACGCTCACGCAGAACGGATCAAGCAGCGGGAACTCGAGACAGCTTTCACGAAGCTGGGAAATCAGGGAGACCTCACTGAAATGCAGCGCGAGATCATCGCCGACATGGCGGACACGCTCATTACTGAGTTAGTGGCTCCGCCGACGCAATCACTTCGAAACGCTCGGTCCGAGGACCGATCTGACGTTCAGACAGCGCTGGAGTTATTTGACCCGGATTCACTATCAAATGGAGAATGACAGTGACAGCTTCCCAGGCGTGAATGCTGAGGGTTCTCGACTACAATTGAGATATCAGTTGTCGACAGGTGCATCCATGCTCTCGGTGTCAAGCACCAGGATGTTGTCAGTATCGACGATACCATCGATCCGTCCAGTAATGGCGAGACGCGATTTCGGGGTCGGTCCTACGGTAACAGTATCACCGTCTTGAAAGTCCTCCGTCGACCCTTGAATGTGAATCTCCGCGCGACACTTCTCAGGGTGATGCACGCTGAGGAAATCGATTTCCTGGACGTTCACGGCCTCAATACGCTCGTCATTGAGGGTCAGCGGGACGGATGCGGGTTCGTCCATCTCCTGGATGTCGAGCGCGTTGTAGGCGTTCGCGGTCGGTTTATATCCTCCTTTGGGGCCCGAAACGCCCTTGACGAGCTGAAGTGCTTTGAGGCTCTGCATCTGATTGCGAATCGTGCCGGGCTTGCGATCGATCATCTCCGCGACAGATTCACCTTTGATCGCGGTTTCACTCTCGCGGTAGAGATCGACCAGTGTCTGGAGGACCTTCTTCTGGCTGTCTGTTAGTTCGATTGATGACATATTCTCATACTAGGAGGGCTATACATTTCAAACCCAGTGGGTGAGCACCTGATGGCCCATTTTTTGAGATACTACAAGATAGACGGTGAACGGAACTATACATTCGAGGCGATTTCACCGTCTGTGAGATAACACTGCGGATCAGGCGCGAACGGGTCGTCGTGAATGGCGAGCGCTCGGAGGCGTGACGCCCCGCGACAGATGTTCTGATACTGGCATCGGGCACATTGACCTGATAACCGCTGCTCTCGGTTACGTAACGCCTTCAACAGGGGATTCGATTCGTCTTCCCAAATAGCACTGAATGGGCGATCACGAACGTTCCCGAGACTGTAGTTCTGCCAGAACTGTGTGAGATGGACGTTGCCCTGGTAGTCGATGTCGGCGACACGCTCGCCAGTTGGATCGCCCCCATTCCGGCGGAGGTAGTCGTGTATCCGTTCTGCTTTGGCCTCACTCAGATACTGGCGTGCGTATTCCACGAGATAGGCAGCATCGGAGTAGTTACCGACGAGCAGTGTCTCAATCTCTTCGTCTTGGTCGTGGTACTCCCGTGTGAGGTCACAGAGTCGCTTCACCGCAGCCCGTTTCTCTTCCGGAGGAAGATCAAGGTCGACGATGTCCGCACCACGGCCACCGTAATCGAGGTGATAGAAACAGAATCGATTGACACCTTCGTCGTGGAGGAAATCAACGACACCAGAGAGATCAGCTGCGTTCTGCTTGGTGATCGTGTACCGGAGTCCAGTCTTGAGTCCGGCGTCGAGACATGCTCTAATCCCGCGAACAGCAGCATCGAATGCACCGTCCTGTCCACGGAACCCATCGTTTCGTTCGGGGAGTCCATCAACCGAGATTCCAGCATACTCGAGCCCCGCCTCACGCAGGTTCCGAGCGATGTCGGGAGTGATGAGCGTGCCGTTCGTCGAGAGCACAGGACGGATTCCTCTCGAATCGGCGTACCTGATCAGTTCGTTCAGATCATCGCGGACGAGGGGTTCTCCACCGGAAAACAATACTACTGGAACCGCATACTCGGCGAGATCATCCAGTAATCGTTTGCCTTCCTCGGTGGTGAGTTCGCCCTGAGCGGTTTCAGTATCGGCGGCCGCATAGCAGTGTGAGCAATAGAGATTACACTGCTTGGTGAGGTTCCAGACGATGACCGGGCGATGCTGCTTGTTCTCGGTAATTTGTGGTTTCGAGGATTCACTGGCAGCATCGTATCGAAGCCCATCGCCCTCTGCGTCGAGATCACAGAGGAGTTTGCTGATCGAGATCACGCTTCGTGGCTTCGCTCTTCGCTATCTATATCGAGGTTGACTGAGTCGGCTTGTTCATCGAGCGTATGAGTGGAGTACCGCCGAACGTCGGATGCTGGACACAGCCAAATGTCGGTCGCATACCAGCCAAACAGCTTAGTCGCCTCTGTATGAGCAACATCGGCTGTTGGAGCGGAAACACTGCCTGCATGCTGTAATGGGTTGCCTCTATCGTCTCGGATGAAAATTTCCCACTCCTGTTCGACCGCATCGCGTGGCTGATCACCGACACGGTACCGTTTCGATTTCTCAACCATAGTTGTGAATGCGGACCACGTCGCAAACATCCTTCTCCCGATGATGTTCGGACGTGATCCAGTAGTAGCCCATCAATTCAATTCGGAGGTCCCGATCGATAATGTTCCAGTAACGAGCAGGGAGGCACTAATTAACGCAAGTGCTAATCCAATCAGAGAATTCCCCATTCTCGTCGTCGACAGAGAAAGTGTAAATAACAATACTGCGCCAACCGCAAGTGCTACTACGCCACCGATAATTTGCTGTCGTTCGGACCAGTTCATCCCGACCCATGGACGAGCCATAGCCAGCAGTAATGTCTTAAGAGACTAATCAATCATCCCGAACATAATCGCCTATCGACGCATGTGGGGTGTGAGAATGCTTTCTGGGGTGTTCAAGCTGTGTTGAGATACGTCTCACACTCCGAGATCATCTGCTCGGTGAACGACTCCGTGAGTTCACCTTGTGGATTCACAACCGCATCAGATTTGATAGTTGCAACCACCCACGGAGAGCAGTAGGATGTCTTGTCCGGGTCCCGACCCGCGACCCAATCATTGCCAACCTCAATATTCCGAGGGAGGTCACTCGTGGTGAGTGCTGCACACATGTATTCTTCCCCGGGATAGGGGAGTGAATCAGCAGCGAGAATCAGCCATAGTCGTGGATTCGATCCCTGACGGAACGGATCGGGAGCCCAGAAAACGTCGCCTTTCTGGAAGCCGGTACTGCTCCTCACGCTGCTCACGCGGATCGACCGCGTGCTCCTGCCACTCGTCATATGCGAACGACTCATCCTCGTGGCTGGTGGCAACGGTATCACCATGCGTGACGGCAGCATCAAGACTCTGTACATGATCACTGATGCGCCAGTACTTCCCTTTGTGCTCGAGACGGCCCCGATCGCGGAGACGGACAAGCGTCGGGCCAACCGATCCAGAGGTGACACTCGTTGACTCGGCAATCTCACCCTGAGTGAATGCTTTATCAGCGTACTCGCTGAGGAATGAGAGGATTTCATGTGCGTTTGTCCCTGGGCTCGGTCCGTTATCCTCATCGTGGATGTTCTCGAAGTGATCTGCGCTGATCGGCATATCGTACTGTTTGTACTGATTTGTATTGGATGTATTGTTTGCTCGTAGGATGGATAGACTACCAGGTGAATCCGAAAACTCGCCGCTGAAAGCGCAGTATACGGATGCATGAGTTTAAATTCCCTTCAGTGGGGCCGATGGCGACCTGTATCTGGTAATCCTGCCCTTACAGAGACGCTGTAGTGTCCGCCAAAGATTTCGTCGGCGCTATCTGCCCGACGATCAACCAGGTGAGATGAAACTTGCTCAGGATGACGCCACCCGAATCTGTCAGCGTGTTGNAAGATTTCGTCGGCGCTATCTGCCCGACGATCAACCAGGTGAGATGAAACTTGCTCAGGATGACGCCACCCGAATCTGTCAGCGTGTTGTTGACCACGGCATGGATACTGGGTTGGTTGCTGAGCAATTCGAGATCACTCAGCGGCGAGTCCAGCAACTCGCCAAAGCGTACCGTGAGAGCGGTGAGATCCCACAGCTGGAAACACCCAGACGCAGACCCTACGCAGAGTATCCTGACGACCTCGAAGAACGGGTACTCGACCTCCGCCAGCGCCTCCGCGCTGGCGCAGTCGTCATCGCCCATGTACTCCGCGTCAGAGACGGCCTCTCAATCGCCAATAACCGCGTCCATGAAATTCTTCAGGAGCACGACCACGTGCCGAGAATCCTACCAAGCAGGGCCGCAGGCAGCCGTGGGTTCGTTTCGAGCGCGAGAACGCGGCGGTGACGGTCCATCTGGACTGGTACCACAACGACCGCGGACAGCAGGTGCCGGCGGTCGAAGACGATGCCTCGCGGCGCGTCTTCGACATGATCGAGGTTGACTCCAGTTCGGCAAGCCAAGCCGTCGAACTCCTCGACAGCGTTGACGAGGAGTTCGACAGTCCGATCCCGATCTTGGAGGCCATCACCGATCACGGATCGGAATTCGTCAACCCCCGCCAGGATGATCGTCCGTGTCTCGATCACGAGTTTGAACGCTTTCTCCACGACAATGACATCGAACACACGCTCTGCAAGGTCGGGCGACCACAGTCGAACGGGAAGATCGAGCGGTTCTTCCAGACCTACGAGAAGCACCGCCAGCGGTTCGGAACTCTGGATGAGTTCCTCACCATCTACAACGAGGAGCGCCCGCACATGAGCCTCGACTAGGACACGCTGGAGACGCCAGACGAGGCATTCGAGCGGTTGGTGCCATCGCCAGCGGAGGGCGGTGGCGACTTGCTCGCAACCGAGGTGACCGTCGATGGATGACCGACGANGGTGCCATCGCCAGCGGAGGGCGGTGGCGACTTGCTCGCAACCGAGGTGACCGTCGATGGATGACCGACGAAATCTTTACCGGACAGCACAGGGATCAGTACCCGTCCGAATGGTTTTTCTGGAGTAAATACCTGCGGTAGCGTAGAGTATGGATGATAGATCCTGAGGAAGTACTCGCTAAGCAGAACGGGAACTATCACGGCGTGACTGGCATCTCGGAGACGGGTTCGCTTGTTGCAATTAGCGAGCACAACGGGCGAGTCGCGCTGTTTGGCGAATCCGGTTCCAGCAGCTATATCAGCGCCCCAACCAGTAGATCGGTCTCTCACATACATATCTCGGAGGATGGTCCGAAAGGAGTCCTTGCGTTCATGGATGGCGGGATCGTCATGGGATTCGGTGATGGAGAGACGTGGACGCACCAGTACAACGGGCTCTGGGACATCGCGCCGGTTCACGATCTAAGCGGAGCCTGTGTGTGTACGAGGCCTCGGGAGGGGCCAGGAACCATCCGGTACGTCAAAGGCAACGAAGAGATGTGGGGGCAGCCACTGGAGGACGCTGTGGGAGAGAGGGTATCGGCAAGTCAAGACGCTGGTGGAGTCGCAGTCGCTACGGGCCATTACCGTCTTGATGAGGATCCGTTATCTCGTTTCGGAACGCCCGGCATACTCTTCTACGAATGGGGTGAGCAGGAGTGGTCGAAAGAAACCGAGGAGGACGTTATTGGGCTTGTCTTCGACTCCGACAATGACCGTGTCACCGCCGGTTTGGACGACGGCTCGATCGTCTCGTACAGTTTAGATGGCGAGGTTCTCACCAACGAAAACGGCGTCCGCAAGGCGACAGACAAACTTTGGAGTGGCCAAAATGAAGGTGGGTTCCTCTCTGTTTCGGAGGACCACACGTCGATTGTCTCACACACACTAGGAGTGCTTCGGTGCTTCGACACGCGAGGTAATCTACAGTGGAAAGCGAATATCGAAGGGATGTCGAGAGACGAGAGGTCGGTTCAGGTCGATAAGACCGGCGATAGGGTTCTCGTCACGACGATCGATGAACACGCGTACCTCGTGGAACGAGGGGACTGCGTTTGGGAGGAATCGTATCCCGGAGGCCCTGTCTGGGGCTCACTTTCGACGGACGGAAGTACATGGTGTATCGCCGATGAGGATCTTGACACCCAGATCACTACTCTCAACGTCTACCGAGATCCAGAGCATGGAGGATGATCCAAGCGCTTACGATGGCTACGGTGAGGTGTTCAGAGGCTCCCTGAGAAATGATCCAGAGCAGGAGATCAAGAGTCTCCGAGATCAGACGCTAGAGTGCATTGAGCAGTTCGACGTAGACGACGTTAATGAAGACGGTCGGTACTTCATGTCGCCGGATGAGAGCACTCAGCTCTTCACGTACTTCACAATGGTCGCAGCGGTAATCGAAGAACTCTCGATTGGCCTCTTAGCGGAGGTGCTGACCGACACCGAGACAAGCTCGGTGAAATCGTCGAGCGAGTTCTTCGAGAGAAAGCTCACACAGGAGCGCCGCCAGAACCTCCTCCTCCATACTGGGATTATAGACGAGGGAACACACGGCGAGATGGAGAAGCTACGGAATCACCGAAACACTATCGTCCACAGCTATCGCCAGAGGAAGTTCGTTCGGGACCTGGACGAAACAAGAGACATGATCAATGGTGGGTATCGGGTCACTGAACGCTTATGGGGAAAATTTCGGGATGTGCAGTAGACTATATTCCCTGTAATATAATCGATAAGTGTCGAAATCGAAAGGTGAAAGGAAGTTCCTCGCCACATTGATCAGAAGTGGGGCGATTAGAATTCGTAGTCGGAGATGCCGAGAAAGTCGCAACCGTTACCCCCTCGCAGCAAGAGATTCCGGATAGCGGAGTGGGATAGCCAGACATTCCAGCGGGTTCATATCCCGCAGATCGGTGGTTCGAATCCACCCCCCGCTATGTCTTCTGCATGCAAATCACCAGTCGTGTTTACCCCCTCAATTGACCTTCGCAAGACTCACGTCGCCAGTAGCGCGGTTAATGTGGACGTTGAACGTCCCATTGTCGCCAGTACGCGCTCTGACAATCCACGTGCCGCTCACCCGGTACGGTTCGTCCGCGATCGAGGTCACCTCGTAGCCGTCGTCTTCGAGACTCCGAGTTGCGAGGTCAATCGCCTGTTCGGTATCCGTGATGGCTGCCTCGTGGCTCGATAACGAGACCGTGAGAACTGGCACGTCACTTGCCCGAACGACTCGCTCGGTGACGCTCCCGATCAAGAGTCGGTCGAGACCCGATCTCCCACGGGTTCCCATCACGACGAGGTCGATATCGTGTTCATCGGCGTAGTTGAGGATCGCCTCGTGTGGAGTGCCCTGTTCGATATCACCCATGACAGCGACGTCGCGTTCGGCCGCCACATCCTCGACGTGTTCGATGGCGTTGGCTCCCTCCCGTTCGTACGAATCGACGATTTGGTTTCGGTTCGTCTCAGGAATCTCGGCGTCGTCGACGACGTAGAGCGTGTGGAGAGTCCCGCCAGACAGCTCCGCGATGTCTACTGCGTGTTCGAGCGCGCTCGCTTGGTTACTCCCGTCCGTTGGGAAGAGGATTCGGTCGTACATCGTTTCGTTTCCAGTAGACTGTACGCCATCCGACCGATAATGGGCTATGCCAATTCTCGATTTGTGGGAACGTGATCGGTCCTACCGACTGGCGACGAATCACATGCCGTTACTGAAACATCAGATACGCGAACATGATATTCACGGAGAAATCGCCTTGAGTACCCACTTTTCGAGACCACGGCGCTCGGTCGTGAACTCTGGAAGTACATCAGTCGGATCCCCATCTGCGCCGGTGAGGGTGACCAAAAATTCGCCGACTGGGGTTGGATCGCGGTCGCTCACGAGATAGAGCGGCTCCCCCGAATCAAGAGATTCAAACGTTTCGCGCACCCGCTCCACCCGTTGTTGGGCTTCGAGGCCACGGATGTCAATTGGATCTTCAGGGAGTTCGAGGCGATCAGCATCATCCAACTGCTCACCAACCGACTCAGCCAATCTCTCGAATGCTTCGGGGGCGGTGCCCGGTTTCGGTTGCGTCTGCAAGTCAGGCGAGAACGGAAGACGAGTCAATACCGGCATATCGAGTTCTTCAGTCAGCGTCCCCCCGGGGAACATATCGTGGTTCTTCCCGCAATCGTCGCAAACGAAGTGGTCCATATTCAGCACATACCCGAGAACCGGGACACCGTTCTCCTCGAACAGACGCCGACTCCGACGGGTATCCTCCACGCTGGTGTGAAACGGCGTCGTGACGAAGACAACACCATCAATAGGGACCTCTTGCAGCGTCGTCAGCAGTACGTCGCTAGTGCCGGGCGGCAAGTCGATGACGAGTGTATCGGGGTCGTCCCATGCAGTGTCGGCGAACAGGTCGGAAAGCGCGTCGTGGGCCATCGCTCCCCGCCAAGCCAATGGACCACCCTCAGTCATCAGGCCCACGCTCATTACCTCCATACTCCCGACGGTGGCCGGAATCGGATTATCGTCATCGTCGGACAGTATCGGACCATCGACATCGAGGAGGGAGGGGACATTGGGACCGAAGATATCCGCGTCGAACAAGCCCACATCGCGATCGGCCGCGAAAGCGCAGGCCAGCTGGGTGGCGACAGTGGATTTTCCGACCCCACCCTTCGTCGAGGCGACGGCGATCACAGTGTCGATCTCGGCGATTGATACCCGGTCATCGGTATCGACTTCCGCGGGTTCGACGTGGGCACTCTCGACGCCAGCCACGTCTTGAACCGCGTGCAACATCGTATCCATGACTTCAGTGCTGGTCCGGGGATCGAACTGGGCCAAATTCGCCTCGACGGTGACCGAGTCCTCCTCGATGGTAATATTCTCGACCAGCCCGGCCTCGAATACGTTCATTCCGGACCGGGAGTCCTCGACCGATCGAAGCGTCTCTTCTACGTCTTCCTGAAGTTGAGGTTCGTGTTCACTCATGATTCAGAGAGTCGGTTGGCGATTCAGCAGGTCCTCTCCGGGGAGGAGCGTGTCTCCTTCTTTCATTGCTCCTGTGAACCGCCGCCGGAAGCGATCAGGATCGACCGATCTAGCGTGTCTAGCGGTCAGCGCCACGATGTCACTGTCGTCGGAGGTTGCCATTCCCTCCAACGTCCGGCGAGCACGGTCGTCGTCGATCCCACCGAGGACGTGGGCGGCCCACTCTCGGACACGCTCACTTGGATCGGTCGCCATCTCGATAGCGTCGTCTTCGATATCCTCGCCGCGAACTTTGAACAGCGAGATCAGAGCGTTCCGGCGAGCAGCATGGTGGTCGTCCTTCAATGCAGCCTCCATCCGTTCGGCATACCCTTCTCGGTCGATACGATCGAGTGCAACGAGCGCCTCAGCCCGAACCCAGGGGTCCTCGTCGTCGTGCGAGATGGCGAGTGCGACATCGCCAGCGTCGTCGGCTCGGAGTTTGGCGAGTGATTCGATCGCAAACTGTCGGACATCGGAATCATCGTCTCCGAGCGCGATCTGCGATAGCGCGTTCACAACCGCCGCTGACCCGTCGGTTTCGGCGAGCGCGAGCGTGGCACGCCGCCGTTCCGTTTTCGATCCATCCTCGAGGTCAGCAAGCAGTTCGCGGGCCGATGCGTCGGCTACTGGATCGGTGTCACTCGCGGTCAGTTCGTCCGGAGTCATTTCCCCGAGCGTGACGTCTCGGCCTACCTCGATGTCCGCGAGACTGTCGAGGGTGTGATCGAACCCTGGACTCTTTCGCGGGTCGAGTTGTGGGTCGGGGTCGTCTTCGATTTCTTCGTACTCCGGGTCATCCGAGTACGGGTCGCTCTCGCACCCGCACCCGCTATCACAGCCGCAGTCGTGGTCGTGATCGTGGCTCATGCTGAATCACCTCTGGTATCGAATAGAATCCCGAGAATGAGTGCTACTGCAAGTACGACACTGAGTGCGCGCGGGATCGACGAGGGAACGCCCGCCATCAAGAGCAGGAGTCCCGCGACCGCCGGCGTGATTCGGTGACGCATTACTCCTTCTGTTATCGTTGCGGTCAGGCCACCCACGGCTGCCGCGAGCAGGACCGCCGATGCACCGACGGCGCTTCCGGCTATTAGCACGATCGCCCCCGAGACGAACGGGGCAGATGCGGTCAGGGAGAACGTTCCAACTCCAGTGAGAGCGCCAACCGCGAGCGGGCCAAGGCTCGATCGAACAGCAAGCGGAGTCGCTGCCATCCCGATGAGTGCGAGCGTCGTCCCGGCAGGTCGGAGCGTAGCCGGGCGGACACCGATGACTCCAAACAACGAGAGGGCCAGGCTTCCGAGAAGCGCTATCGCGACGAGGCCACCAAGGGTCTGCCATCGATAGTCCTGGCGTTCGAAACCTCTCGCTCGGCCGATCAGCAGCAACCAGCTTCCGGCGACGATGACGCCGACCGCCGGCACAGCGATTGCGGTTGTCAACGCCGATAAGAGACCGAAGACGCCGACAAGTATCAATCCGATTCGTTCCCATGCCTCCTCGGCCGTCACACCAAGAAGGATAATCCCGCCAGCCGGGCCGACAACCGCCGCAGTCGTCACTGTATCGAACCATACGCTGGAACTAACCAGTGGAAGACCGACGGGAACGTTCACGGCGATTCGAGTGAGGGTCAGCAGAGCGATGCCGACTACTGCTACGAGACCCGCCGAGAGTCGAACCGTCGGCGTCTGCGAGTTTGGAACGACCTGGGAGGCTGCCCCCGCGAACGATCGCACACGTTCGCTCATTCTGCCGGTCGATTGACTCATCTCACTCGCCCTCCAGCTGTTCGAGGAGTTCCTCGCGATCCGTAGCGGTGAACTCATCGAGTAGCCGAGCAAACCGCCCGTATGCACCCGTGTTCGGTTCGTTGTCGATGCGTTCGACGACGCCTTCGACGAGAATTCGGAGATGACGGTCGAGGAGATCGAGCCGTGCTCGTGCAGCATCCGGATCGTCCTCGACGGCTTCGCGCCGGGCGAGATAGCCAGCGAACTCCAACTGGAGGACGAGGTAATCGTGGTGTTCCCGGTTGGAGGATGCAGGTCGTACCCCGTAGTAATCGTAGGCCCGCGCGAGATCAAGGTTCACGTCGGTCCACGACGCCTCAGGTCGGTAGGCTGATTCATAGAGCGGAACCGGTGGTTCGTCGGTCGAGAGCGTACCATCAGTCCGGTCCTCATATTCCGAGTAGCCAATGACGAAGAGGTCGTTGTACCGGGCGCAGAAGGTATTGTAGTCATCGTCGGTCCCGACCGTTTCCGTGGCGACGTCGAGGGGTGTCCGAGCGAGTAGGTCGTCGAGGTGCTCGCGGAGGTCGTCCTCGGCAAGCGCAGTGTGGAGGCTCTCGGACGGGTGTTCGAATGCACTAGCAAGTAAGGCGTACACTGTTCCGCGGGCCGCCGCATCCGGTTCGAGATCCTCACGATCGAGTGGTGGATCATCGGGTTCCGGTGCGGGAACGTCGGTCGTCATCAGGACCCACCTCGTCTGACTGCCGTTACAGTGACGACGGCGACGACGGCGATAGCGAGTCCTGCAATGGTCCAGAGTACCGTCTGGTACGGCGGCCCCTCTGGCCCGGGTCCGAACGGAAACGTGTACCACTCACTGACAGCCTTTTGCCCCGCACGCTCGGTGTTCGACCCGTTCCAGACCGCAAAGGAGACGGGCACGTCCTGGTCCATCGCCATCGAGCCGCGGTTCGTTTCGTTGGCAGCAAGGCTCCGCGAGAGTACCACGTGCCACCGACCATCTCGATATGTGGCGTTGGTCGAAATAGCGGTCTGATTGAACGGCATCGTCGTCCCTGGACCGGCGGCCAGAAGTTCCTGCTGACCCATTGCACCGTTCCACCACCAGACGTTCACCATCGCCTCCGGGCTCCCCATGGCGATACCGGGCTGTTGGCTGACGTTTGCTGGCAACTGAACAGCGATGGCATCGCCGTAGGAATTGAGGCGAGGCGCTTCGTACTGAGATGGCGTGACGTTGCCGTCCTTCGTCGCGTCCGACCACGACGCTCGGAGGAAGAGCCGCTGTTGCGTATGAATCGCCTCGACGTTCGCTCGGCTGATGGTGGTGTTATTAGCATCCGGCACTTGGCTCGGGGCGCTCGACAGCGGGACCGTGACAGTTGACGCATCGTTCCATACCGAAGCCGTCGGATTCGAGACCGAGTCAGCCTCCGATTGAGATGCTTCCATAACTGGAATCTGATCGGCGGGCGCTCCTGCAACGAGCATCGGAGCAAGTGCTGCAGCAAGGACGAACACCACCGCGACGAGCAGTTTCCGTGCTATCGCCGTGAGGTCCTCGGTCACCTGTTGAACACCTCTGGAACACCATTCCGAGACGCCCGAACTCGCGCCTCCTGGACGTTCATTCGAACGCCGCTGGAAGCGAGTTCCAGCGAACTCGACGGTTCGACGCGTCGCTTACTCACCGTCGAACGCCTCCAGTCGATACTGCTGAGCCGGGTTGTTGGTGGTGAGGATATCCATGAGCTCGCTGTCCTCACCACGTCGAACCCTGTCGCGATGACGCTCGATGGTGTCGAGCGCGTCGTGAACCCGATCGCCGAACAAGTTCTCAAGGAGGGGGCGCGGGATCCGCTCGACGTCAATACTCTCGCCGTCCTCGGAGTGTTGTGGTGGAGCGAACGGGGGGATGTAGTAGACGTTCGGTTGGGTGTGATAATCGGGGTGGAGCGGGAGTGCCACCTCGTGTTCGTTGACCAGCTTGTGAATCGGACCCTGTTCGTCGTCCAGAAAGCCGACCATCCGGAGCTGAGGCGGGCATTCCGTCGCACAGGCGGGCGGCACCGCGTCGCCGTCGTTGAGGTTGAAGTTGCCATCGCCCGATCCTTCGCCTTCGAGGCGGGGATAACAGAAAATGCACTTCTCCGAGCGCTTGCGCATGACGTTGTAGTAGACCTTGTTGTACGGACACCCCTCGACACAGTAGCGATAGCCGCGACACCGCTCTTGATCGACGAGAACGATCCCGTCCTCCTCACGCTTGTAGATCGCCTTCCGCGGACAGGCTTCGGCACAGGAAGGATGGGTACAGTGGTTGCAGATGCGCGGGAGATAGAAGTAGTACGAGTTCGGGTACTCGCCCGCACCTTGGTCTTCGTCCCAGTTC
Above is a genomic segment from Halococcus salifodinae DSM 8989 containing:
- a CDS encoding glutamyl-tRNA reductase codes for the protein MTQSTENSVHSRRNHTSGRPVDPGPSRERAIEHIHAHAERIKQRELETAFTKLGNQGDLTEMQREIIADMADTLITELVAPPTQSLRNARSEDRSDVQTALELFDPDSLSNGE
- a CDS encoding Rrf2 family transcriptional regulator, with amino-acid sequence MSSIELTDSQKKVLQTLVDLYRESETAIKGESVAEMIDRKPGTIRNQMQSLKALQLVKGVSGPKGGYKPTANAYNALDIQEMDEPASVPLTLNDERIEAVNVQEIDFLSVHHPEKCRAEIHIQGSTEDFQDGDTVTVGPTPKSRLAITGRIDGIVDTDNILVLDTESMDAPVDN
- a CDS encoding TIGR04347 family pseudo-SAM/SPASM protein, which codes for MISISKLLCDLDAEGDGLRYDAASESSKPQITENKQHRPVIVWNLTKQCNLYCSHCYAAADTETAQGELTTEEGKRLLDDLAEYAVPVVLFSGGEPLVRDDLNELIRYADSRGIRPVLSTNGTLITPDIARNLREAGLEYAGISVDGLPERNDGFRGQDGAFDAAVRGIRACLDAGLKTGLRYTITKQNAADLSGVVDFLHDEGVNRFCFYHLDYGGRGADIVDLDLPPEEKRAAVKRLCDLTREYHDQDEEIETLLVGNYSDAAYLVEYARQYLSEAKAERIHDYLRRNGGDPTGERVADIDYQGNVHLTQFWQNYSLGNVRDRPFSAIWEDESNPLLKALRNREQRLSGQCARCQYQNICRGASRLRALAIHDDPFAPDPQCYLTDGEIASNV
- a CDS encoding Htur_1727 family rSAM-partnered candidate RiPP translates to MVEKSKRYRVGDQPRDAVEQEWEIFIRDDRGNPLQHAGSVSAPTADVAHTEATKLFGWYATDIWLCPASDVRRYSTHTLDEQADSVNLDIDSEERSHEA
- a CDS encoding MarR family transcriptional regulator, with translation MPISADHFENIHDEDNGPSPGTNAHEILSFLSEYADKAFTQGEIAESTSVTSGSVGPTLVRLRDRGRLEHKGKYWRISDHVQSLDAAVTHGDTVATSHEDESFAYDEWQEHAVDPREQREEQYRLPERRRFLGSRSVPSGIESTTMADSRC
- a CDS encoding IS481 family transposase, whose amino-acid sequence is MTVHLDWYHNDRGQQVPAVEDDASRRVFDMIEVDSSSASQAVELLDSVDEEFDSPIPILEAITDHGSEFVNPRQDDRPCLDHEFERFLHDNDIEHTLCKVGRPQSNGKIERFFQTYEKHRQRFGTLDEFLTIYNEERPHMSLD
- a CDS encoding universal stress protein, coding for MYDRILFPTDGSNQASALEHAVDIAELSGGTLHTLYVVDDAEIPETNRNQIVDSYEREGANAIEHVEDVAAERDVAVMGDIEQGTPHEAILNYADEHDIDLVVMGTRGRSGLDRLLIGSVTERVVRASDVPVLTVSLSSHEAAITDTEQAIDLATRSLEDDGYEVTSIADEPYRVSGTWIVRARTGDNGTFNVHINRATGDVSLAKVN
- a CDS encoding P-loop NTPase; this encodes MSEHEPQLQEDVEETLRSVEDSRSGMNVFEAGLVENITIEEDSVTVEANLAQFDPRTSTEVMDTMLHAVQDVAGVESAHVEPAEVDTDDRVSIAEIDTVIAVASTKGGVGKSTVATQLACAFAADRDVGLFDADIFGPNVPSLLDVDGPILSDDDDNPIPATVGSMEVMSVGLMTEGGPLAWRGAMAHDALSDLFADTAWDDPDTLVIDLPPGTSDVLLTTLQEVPIDGVVFVTTPFHTSVEDTRRSRRLFEENGVPVLGYVLNMDHFVCDDCGKNHDMFPGGTLTEELDMPVLTRLPFSPDLQTQPKPGTAPEAFERLAESVGEQLDDADRLELPEDPIDIRGLEAQQRVERVRETFESLDSGEPLYLVSDRDPTPVGEFLVTLTGADGDPTDVLPEFTTERRGLEKWVLKAISP
- a CDS encoding HEAT repeat domain-containing protein, translating into MSHDHDHDCGCDSGCGCESDPYSDDPEYEEIEDDPDPQLDPRKSPGFDHTLDSLADIEVGRDVTLGEMTPDELTASDTDPVADASARELLADLEDGSKTERRRATLALAETDGSAAVVNALSQIALGDDDSDVRQFAIESLAKLRADDAGDVALAISHDDEDPWVRAEALVALDRIDREGYAERMEAALKDDHHAARRNALISLFKVRGEDIEDDAIEMATDPSERVREWAAHVLGGIDDDRARRTLEGMATSDDSDIVALTARHARSVDPDRFRRRFTGAMKEGDTLLPGEDLLNRQPTL
- a CDS encoding molecular chaperone TorD family protein, which gives rise to MTTDVPAPEPDDPPLDREDLEPDAAARGTVYALLASAFEHPSESLHTALAEDDLREHLDDLLARTPLDVATETVGTDDDYNTFCARYNDLFVIGYSEYEDRTDGTLSTDEPPVPLYESAYRPEASWTDVNLDLARAYDYYGVRPASSNREHHDYLVLQLEFAGYLARREAVEDDPDAARARLDLLDRHLRILVEGVVERIDNEPNTGAYGRFARLLDEFTATDREELLEQLEGE